Genomic window (Thermodesulfobacteriota bacterium):
GCTGTGCATGACACGGGTGAAGAAGTCCCACAGGAGGACGGCCCCCAGAAGCATCGGGATGAAGTCCGTTCCCGGCGACGCAAGGGTGTTCAGGTAGCGGGAGATGAATCCCCAGAGCACGATGTCCACGAGGATCCACGCGTAGAGCGACAGCATCCTGGCCGGGCTGCCGCGGTGCAGGTAGTACTGCCGGAGAACGATCGCCGCCGTCCGCCGGAATCGCGGCATCACGCCCCTCCGCCGAAGGAGAGCGGCTCGCGCGCGACGGTGACGAAGAGCTCCTCGAGCGATTCCATGCCGTGCTCCCGGGGCAGCGCGGCGGGCGCCCCTTCCAGCAGGATCCTCCCCCGCGACAGGAAGAGCACCCGGTCGCAGACCTCCGTCACCTCGAACATGTTGTGCGTGGTCCAAAGGACGGCGATGCCGTCCCTGGCGGTGAATTCGCGGATCTTCGCCCGGATGTCGCGCGCGGTCGCCGGGTCGAGCGACGCCGTCGGCTCGTCGAGGAGCAGGAGTCGCGGGCGGTTCAGGAACGCCTTCGCGAGGCAGACGCTCGTCTGCTCCCCCGACGACAGCACCCCGAACCTCGTGTCGGCCATCCGCTCCAGGCCGAACGCCTCGAGGAGCTCCCCGATCCGGCCGGAAAGGCGGTCCACC
Coding sequences:
- a CDS encoding ABC transporter ATP-binding protein encodes the protein MLSVSGLKRVFGATVAVDDISFTVQPNETVGLLGPNGAGKTTTINMVLGVLAPSAGTIRIEGIDIVGSRARALRRTNFAAVYAPLPGNMTVRQNLRFFGMLYGVDRLSGRIGELLEAFGLERMADTRFGVLSSGEQTSVCLAKAFLNRPRLLLLDEPTASLDPATARDIRAKIREFTARDGIAVLWTTHNMFEVTEVCDRVLFLSRGRILLEGAPAALPREHGMESLEELFVTVAREPLSFGGGA